AAGAGCATTAAACCCAGGGTTTTCATCAAATTTAAAGACAGAGTTTAAGATGAGAAAGATGAAGAATGGGTTAGTGAGGCTGGGCGTATTTACTGAAGTGCTTAATGAGCAGGTGCAAAAAGAGGCGGAGGCTATTGCTCAAGACAGGACAATGGATATGCTGCGTGAAGCTTTGGAGGAAAGGTCTTCTTTATATGAGTTAAGAGGTTCGGCTTATGATTTATTAGAGAATAAAATAAAGGGCGTATTAAAGAATGCGGATAGGCTTGGCTTAGAAATATCTAAAGAACAATTTAATAGTATGCGAGATGAAATAAATTTTAAAATGTATGAAATAACTAAAAAACAAATGGAGCTTTTAGAGGTTCGGCTTTCTGAAACAGATTTCCCTCAGTTAGTGCTTAAATATAGAGAAATGAAAAAATTGATTGATAGGCTGAAAGAGGAGTCTGGCATTCAGGATGAGTACGAAGGCAATGAAAAATTTCATAATATTACGATAGCAGAGTCAGCGTAGTATAGGTAATAAAGCAGATGACTGAATTACAAAAGGTTAATCACTTATTGGACACAGAAAATTCAACCGATGATTCCATGAATATTGATACGCTAAAAATGGCGCGATTTGCTAATTTTAATCCAGAAGAGGTTTCAGAAACAATTTTTTTGGAGGAATCCGATGACGTTATTATTTATGGACGTAATACTGACAAAGTAGAACCAAAAAAGAATCAAGGAAGCATTGAGTTTAAGCTGTACTCAACGCCAGATGCTGATTTGTATTCTTATTTAGACATTGAGATAACCAGAGAAGAAGATGGGATGCTTAAGTTTGCGGATAAGATTTATTTTAGTGATAAAGAAAATATCCTTTATTTGGATAATCATGTTGTGGGTGTACCAAAAGGTAGTGAGGTTTATTTTTATCCGTTATTTGTCATGATTCAGCTTGCTGGAAAGCGATTAATTTTATATTGGTCAGAGCAGAAGTTTAGTATAGAAAGTAAAGAGTATCTACTTTCTAACACCGCAGAGAGTAATGTTTTTATTGATGATTTAGGAAATATTGCTATTAGTTATTTGGACGTGATCGCTACTTTTAGATTTCAAGCTCAAACTATGGATGTTAATGGTTATCGTCTCCATTTAGATGGAGAGAAGCAGACAGTTAAGTTAAACAAAAAATGGATAGAGCTAAGTTCCGATATTCAGTTCAATGGTGCTGATGGTGTTGTTAGGTATCAATATTCATATGTTAAGGTTCCCAAAAAGGCAGAATTATTTTTTAATAATGAGGAATTAAGCATAGTTATTGATAATAAATATAATGTAAAATTTTTGGTACAAGTAGATAGATTGGTTTTCAGAGAAGAAAAATATTGGCTAGTTTTTGATGTTAATTCTAGAATTGTAATAGACAAGAAAGGTGGACTTGTTTTTCTCCACCAAGATAATTTAGTCTTTTTAGATAAAGAGAAAGCTATCATTAAAGCTTCTGATATGACGATTAATATAGCAGACGGAGCAATTGTTAGGGTAACAAAAGATTCTATATATATGAATGAAGTTGTAAAAGTTAATCCTTTCGAGAAAATAGTTAGAGTTGCCAAAAGCAAATTTTTCTTTTCAGGAGCGGTGAATATTTCACTAAATAAAGCTGAAGCTCTTTTTAATGTAAACAATAAATTGATCAGAGTTATGCCCTACAAGAAACAAGTTTTTATCAACGTTGGAGGGAAGTTAATTGTTATAACTGTTTCTATTGGAATAGCTGTTGATGGTAACGGAAATATTGCCTTTGATTATCAAAACAGCTTAACCACGCTGGATACCGATTATTTTGTCATGAATGTAGGTGGTTCAATTTTTAGTTTTGGTTCTATTGATGATTGTTGTTGTGAATTTTTAGGTAATCAAATTGCGGTAGGCTCACAAAAACAAAATGTTTTGGAGTTATTGAAAACAATGCTGGCGACAGACTTAAGTGCAGTGCTAACTAAATATGACTTACAAAGCTTAATTGAAAGTTTATTAAGTACAGACATGGGTAGCTTTTTAAACTCTGATAGTTTGTTAGGTTCAGGTGTGGATATTAATATTTTGATGGATTTAGTGAAAGGTAGTATTTTAAGTAAAATAACTGGCTCTGGTGAGTCTTGTTTTGCAATAATGAATAAAAATAATATGGAACAAATAGTCATGGGCAATAAGACTTTTGACATAAGGCAAGGCAATAATTTTTATGTGCCAATTAATATGGAGTTTCTCCAAGGTGTATTGAAGTTTAAGGATAAAAAAGTTTATTTTATAAGTTAGCATAATCCGGACACCCTTTCCGGCTTTCCCTCAAGGGAAAGAGTAGTTACCAAGATTTATTAATGTGTTCCCTTTCTTGAGACTTGTGCAGAGCTTGTGGAAGTAGAGGGTTAGGGAGAGTGTTATAATCTATATTCCAAATGTTTTCCCATTCATCTTGTACACATACGTTAGTATTTCAGCAACTGTGGAATATAAATCTGCTGGTATTTCTTTATCAACCTCACAGGCTTTGAATAACGCTCGAGCAACAGGCGGATTTTCCACGATTGGGATATTGTTTTCTTTGGCTAGCTCTTTAATTTTTTCCGCAATTTTATTCATACCTTTGCCTACTACTTTTGGGGCTCGCATTTTTTGAGCATTATAGCTAATTGCGATGGCAATGTGGGTAGGGTTTGTAATGACTACATCTGCTTTAGGGATTTCTGACATCATTCTTCTTCTAGCCATTTCCATTTGTTTTCTGCGAATAGCACCTTTGATGATGGGGTCGCCTTCTGTTCTTTTGTATTCATCTTTAATTTCTTGCTTACTCATTTTTAGTTTTTGGTTTCTGTTATATCGCTGAAAAGTATAATCCATGATCGCAATCAAAATGAAGGCAAAGGTCAGCTTAATTAGTATTTTTAAGGCTATGGCCGAGACTCCCATCAGGTTTGACTCCATGTCTTGAAAGAAAAAGTTAACTATTGTTGGTAAATTGTCTCTAATTGTGGAAAAAGCGAGATATCCAACAAAAACAATTTTAGCTATAGATTTAAATAAAGTAGCTAGCGCTGTTTTGGAGAAAAGATTTTTGAATCCTTTGATTACATTTAGTTTACTAAAACTAGGCTTAATCGGCTCGATAGTTAAGAGGAACCCAACTTGCAGAAGATTGCTTAATATTACAACCGAAAAGAAGATAACCATGATGGGTAAAACTATAACTAGAATATGGAAAAGAATTTCCATGAAAATAGAAGAGACAGTTTCTGAATTTATTTCAAATTCATGAAGGCGAGTAAAATAATTTTGAGTTATGAAGGAAAAGTATTTATATAAAGACTTACCGCCTACTTTTAGAAGGATAACCGCTACAAGTAGAGTAACGGCGGTGCCTACTTCTGGACTTTTAGCTACATTGCCTTTTTTTCGTGCTTCTTGTTGTCGCCGAGGAGTTGCCTTTTCGGTTTTGGACGGATCAGCCATTAGAGTACCCTGAGGATAGTAATAATGTGCTCAAACATTAATTCTGGCACTGAGGAAAAATAGCTTCCATAGAAAATAAAGAGCAAGAAGAATAGCATAAATCCGCTTAAGGCTTTTAAGGGCATCCCCGTTAAGAAAACATTCATTTGTGGCACGCTTTTTGCGATAACACCAAGGCAGAAGTCAATTAAGAAAAGTATTGCCATGATTGGAGCAGCAAATTTCATCCCGAGTATAAATGTTTGCGAGATGATTTTGAGGAAGGTTTCGCTAAAAGCGCTGGTGAAAGTTAATGTGCCAATTGGCAAGATATCGAAACTTTGTACTAGCCCAAGAATTATCAGATGATGCCCATTAAAGGTTAGAAAAAGTAGAATAACTATTATATATTGTAGCTGGCCAATTAGTGATTGTTGCTCCCGTGAAAGCGGGTCCATGATGCTTGCGATGTGCATGCCCATGAGAATATCCAGTAACCTGCCACCAAATTGAATCATGTTAAAGGCTAAGTTAGCAATAAACCCAATCAATGTTCCAATAATGGCTTCAGTTAAGATTAAAATTGCGAAGATAAACAGATGGATGTCTTTGTAGGCTAGAGGTGAAAGTCCATGAAACTGCAAGACAACATAGCTTAAATAAAGAGAGATTAACACTTTGATGTGTACAGGGATTATCCTTGTAGAGAAAATCGGTGCTGTTACAAATATTCCAGAAACTCTTACAAAAATAAGCAGAAAAAGATAAATATGGGATTGTTCAAATAATTGTTCCATATTTTATCATCGCGCAAAAAGTGCGATTGAAGAAAATATATAAATAGTGAACCCCTGTAAAGTGTTTAGTAGTGAGCCACCTATTATTGTTAGTAGCAATAAAACAGCAAAAAATTTTGGCACAAAGGTTAGCGTCATGTCTTGGATTTGAGTTACTGCTTGAATTATCGAAATAACAACACCTAAAATAAGTGTTGCGATAAGGATTGGTCCAGAGGTTAAAACAATAATCCAGATAGCTTGTCTTCCTAAGTTAATAATAAATGTTTCGCCCATAATTATCCAAAGCTCGCTAAAAGAGAACGAACAATCAAATTCCAACCATCAACCAATAAGAATAATAATATTTTAAAAGGTAACGAAATCATAACTGGTGGCAACATCATCATCCCCATGGACATCAGTACGGAGGCTATAACAATGTCTATAATTAGAAAAGGTATAAAGAGAACAAACCCCATCTGAAAAGCTGTTTTGAGTTCGGATATTACAAAAGAAGCAACCAGAATATGAGTTGGAATATCCTCTTTATTTAACGGTTTTAATTTTGCATATCTAACAAAAAGTAGCAGGTCTTTTTTCCTGGTTTGTTTAAACATAAATTCGCGCACTGGTGCCATGCCTCGCTGAATAGCGAGCTCTTGGGTGATTTTTCCTTCTGTATAAGGCTTAATCCCTTCGTTATAAGATTTTTCTGCTACTGGTGCCATAACAAGAAAAGTTAAGAATAGCGCTATTCCAACGAGCACTTGTGTTGGTGGCGTTTGTTGTGTACTCAGAGCGTTTCTAATGAAACCAAGGACAATTATTATTCTCGTAAAAGAAGTAAATAAAATAATTATCGAAGGAGCTAAGGATAGTATTGTCAGTAGTATTAACATTTGTAATGCTGAATTTAATGTTCCTGGATCTGATGACTGGGTCACTGCAAGGGATATTTGTGGTATTGATATCATTTTTTAAGGTTTTCTATTTCGTCTGTTTTACGCAAAATAGATTTTAGCGCATTTTCAAACTTTTCATTTAATGTTTTTTTATCAAGATGTTCAGAATCTTCGGACAGGATTTCTAGTATTTCTTTTTCTTGTTTTATAACATCCAAAAGTTCCAGAGAGTTCTGATTATTTGCTAAGATGTAGAGTTTTTTGTTTATTTGGATAAAGTCTATTGTGAGGTTTTGTGAAATGTTTATTCTTTTTAATAAATGTTCTTGAGGTTTGTTTTTATTTTTATTGATAAGTTGTAGCAAAAAATATATGCCATAAATGATAATTAAAACAAAAAAGAGCGACAAAATGAAGTTCAAAACATTAATTGAGCCTACGCCAGCTCCAATTTCGTTTAAATTAGAAGTTATTACCGAGCTATCAGTTGGATACCAGGATAGGATGTCGTTAGTCATTTTTTGTGTTTTGTTTATTGTTTATAATTTCTGTAATTCTGATAGCAAAGTTATCATCAACAACGACAACTTCCCCTTTAGCTAGAAGCTTGCCATTAGCCAAAAGGTCGACATGTTCACCAGCAATTTTTTCCAGCTCCACGACAGTTCCTATACCAAAGTTTAAAATGTCTTTAATAGATTTTTTAGTTCTTCCTAACTCTACTGAAAGCTCAAGCGGGATTTCCGTTATAATACTAATGTCATTGGAGCCATTCTTAAAATTTTCATTAGCTAATGTTTTGAGCTGTGGCTCGGAAGCATTTTTTTGGTCTTCGATATTTGGAGGCAAACTAGTATCTGCTGGTGCATCCATTTTTTCTTCTTGTTCTAAATTTGCTTCTTTATCTACCATGACTCATCCTCTTATCTGTAGTTTCTATTATTGTATAATAAACTCGTTGAAATAGACATTCAATACTTTACCAGTTTTTAAAATTAAATTACTTTTAGAAATAATGTCTTTTCTCAGCGCTGTTTTTCCCTCAATGTCCTTAACATCATTAAATGTTTTACTGGAAAGTATGTTGATAATGTAATTCCTTAAAATAGTTTCCTTGGTTGTTATTTCCGCCATGACGGCTGGATTGTCTACTTCTAATTCAATAGTTGCTTTCAGAAATCTGCGCCCTCCATAGTCAATTAAATTAACTAGGAATTCTCGCATCGGAACTAGGTAAAGCATTTCTTTGGTCTGAACCTCAATTTTTTCGGATCTTTTTGTTAAGATGACTGCAGTTACAACAGTTGCAATTAACATAACTAGAACTATGGAAGATATTATGATAATAATGAGTAATTTTTTGGAAGGTTTTTTGGGTTCTTCTTGGTTTTTCTCTTCTTTATTTGTTTTATTTTCAGTTGTGGGTTCCTTTTCAGCCATATTGCTAATATAACCCATTCATCTTCTCTTTGACAATAATTACTGAAACTCTTCTGTTGATTGCTTTGTTCCTTTCTGAAGTATTTTGTACTAGGGGTTTGTATTCACCATATCCAGCAATAGAAAATCTATCTGGTCTTATTTGAGAATTTTTAATGAATACTTGTGCCACACTTAACGCTCTAGCGGATGAAAGCTCCCAGTTAGACCTGAAACCAGTTTTTGAAGTAGGCGGAACATCATCAGTGTGACCCTCAACGATAATATCGTTATCGATGTCCGCTAACGACTCACCTATCTTCCCAAGTATCGAATATGATTCAGGTTTTAAAGTCGCACTGCCAGATTCAAAAAGAAGCTTGTCCTTGATGACTATTTCTAGATTTCCTTGGTCATTGTATTTGCCTTGGATTTCTTCTTCATTATTATTAGCTTTCACCATAAACATGATGTCATTTAATTTCTCTGCCAAGCTAGCGGAGCTCATCTCGTCGCCTTGTGAACCTTGTAGTCTATCAGGAGAAGTTTCGGGGTAGGGGACCATTAACTGGTTGTCAAAAAAAGCTGAGTTTTTTAAAGTTGAATAGCCACCAAAAGCTGCACTAAAGGAAATCATTGCTGTTCTCATCTTTACAACATCAAGAGAAGACATAGTAAAAAGGAAGACGAAGAAAACAAGAATCTGCGTCATTAAGTCGCTAAAGGTAGCCATCCATGCGGGTGACCCTGGCTTTGGATCATCAGCTTTTTTATTTGCCATTTTTTTCTAATTGCTCTCTTTGTAATGGAGGCAAGTATCCAGCAAGTTTTTCTTTGATAGTTCTTGGATTGTCTCCAGATTGGATAGCGATAATACCAGCCAAGATTAAATCTTTAGCAAACAATTCTTCTTGGGAACGGATTTTCAGCTTACCAGCCATAGGAATAAAAAAGAGGTTAGCAGCAACCGCTCCATAGAAGGTTGTAAGTAGCGCAACAGCCATCGCAGGACCAACGCTACCAGGATCTTCTAGTGACTTTAACATCTGAATAAGCCCAATAATTGTTCCAATCATTCCCCAAGCGGGAGCATAGGCACCAAGTGTTTCAAAGATGTCCTTACCTATTTTGTGCCTTTCAATAATGGCATCTTTTTCAATTTCTAAGACTTCTCTAACAGTGTCAGCATCGCTACCATCGACTACAAGCTGTAGCCCTTTAACTAAAAAGGGGATTTTTACAGACTTTAGTTCTTTGTCTAGTGCTAAGATGCCTTCTCGTCTTGATTTTTCGGAGAGAGCAAGAATTTGATTCAGAATAGTGATAGGGTCATCAACTGGATTATTAAATGTTTTCTTAGCAATTGTTATTGTACTAAGTACTTGGGGCATGGTAAAGCTAACGAAGATGGCTCCAAACGTCCCCCCAAAAGTTACTAACAGTGAGGGGACGTTTATAAAGGAGGGTACGGAACTCACACCCATCCCAAAAACTAGGAAGAACGCTCCTAATAAGATTCCAACAAGGGTAGCCTTATCCATGCCTAATTAACTCTTTATCTCTTCATGTTAACTAGCGTCTGTAGAATTTCATCACCAGTTGTTATGATTTTTGAATTAGCTTGGAAACCTCTTTGATAAATAATCATGTTAGAAAACTCTTTGGCAATATCCACATTGGACATTTCCAAAGTACCGGCAGAGATTGTTCCTCTTCCTCCTGTGTTGGCTGTACCTATTTGTGGTTCACCAGAGTTATTGGAAGCCACAAACATACCGTCTGAACTCTTTAAAAGACCAGTTGCATTGTTAAACGTAGCCACCCCAATTTGTCCAATGTTTTGGTTAAGACCATTAGAATAAATCCCGATGATAGTTCCATCTGAACTGATACTGTAGGTAGAAAGTGAGCCATTTGGGTAGCCGTCTTGAGACGAATGAACCAAGGAAGACCTATCCGCAAACTGGGTAACTGTATTAAAAGAGGGATTGATTTCTAATTGATCAGCACCATTAATTCCTGGTACGATAATGTTGTTCCCTCCACCAATGATGCCAGGCACTATTTTGCCCTTACTGTCGAAGTTAAGAGTTCCCCCACCCGCAACGCCACCACTACCAGATGCCCGGTAACTCCATTGATTGTCATCTTCTCTAGTAAAGGTAAGAGTAACTGTACGTTCTGCACCTAAAGAGTCATAAACAGTTGTGGAAGTAATGTATTCTGTAGCTGGAACTGTTTGAATAATAAAATTACCTGTCTTAAACCCAGCTTCATTAGTATCAATCGTAACCCCATTTATTCCAGTGATAGAGCCATCATCGGCGCCAAAATTTAAACTAAGATTTGTGGTGGTTGCATCGACGGCATAAGTATAAGTATGGTTAATATGTGCTGGTGTTGAGATTTTATTAAATTGATTAGTTGCTACGTCATCTCCTTCCCAAGTGGTTGCAATGTTATCATCGAAGAATAAATCTGCAATACCATTATTATCAGCAGGCACATTGTCCTTAATTGATATTGGCTTTAGAGTATTAGCATTCGTATATGTAACAAATAAATTTCCTTTATTATTTAGTCCCATGTAAAAGGGCACCTCATCAGTCGTGGTGGTTTGGGTAAGCGCCCAATTGTTGAATTTGGAAATTAAATCAGCAACTTTTGAAGTATCAGAAATTCCGGCAGCACTTATGTCAAAGCTATAGTCTTTTCCATTTGCTGTAACCGTTAAATCGTTTGTGTTAACTAGCCCTCCTAGTACAGTTGAGGCGGTGAGTACTCCAGCTCCAGTTTTTAATCCAACTGTTTTAGCAGCTGGCAACCATTCTGTAGAGTTTGCGCCACCACCTCCAAAAACTTTAGAGGCGATACCATTAGTGGAATTGATGTAGCCACCATTTAACAGTTGCTTTAAAATTGTTTTTACGGTTACGGCTAAATCACTATAATCTACGCCCCCAACATTATTTAAACTAATTAAGCTAATAGCAGCATCGTCAGCAGTCAAAGCACCAGCACTGTCAATGATGCCGGTAGTTACTAGATAATCCCAAACGGCTTTTGATTCAGTGGCATCGACACTACCAATTGCTATGTTAGTAGAAGTAAGATTTAATAAAAAATTATCATCTATAGTAGTTTTTTTATCATACACATAAATATTTTTTCCATCACCAGCAACGGTTCTTGTGAGTTCTATTTTGCCACCAGTTAGGGTAGCCGTTACGCCGGTTAATTGAGAATTGATAGCAGAGATAAGTTGATTAATGCTACTAGCTGTGCCATTAGATAAATTAATTGTTTTTTCTTCTCCATCAATGACCACGCGAAAACTAGAGATATCAGTTACACCAATTTGCGCTCCTAATGTAGTCGTACCATTGAGATTGGAGTTTTCACCAGTATGAGTTTCAGAATAAACACTAATTGCGTGACTTCCTCTTACGTCTTTAATTGTTGGTTCAACTACTGTCAGTGTTAGTGGATCATCCTCGTTGCCAAGAAACTTACCACCTACAAGAGCAACATTTGCTGAGTTAGCAGTAGCAAGCACTGGTGTGCCTAAGGTGTAAGTACGCGAATCTAGGTTATAAGCATAGTTGATTTCTGTGGAGGGGTTAGCACTAATGGTTTGTCCTACAGGAATAGACAAAGCTTGGATAGTACTGTTTCTGTCGATACCTCCAGTTACGTTTGCCATCCAACCATAAGCCTTCATACCACTGGAATGCACTAATGAGCCATCAGCATCAAAATTGAAGGAACCAGCTCTGGTATAGAAGGTTTGTCCTTCGCCGTCGCCTAGGATAAAGAATCCACTTCCCTGAAGAGCCAAGTCGCTCATTATGCCTGTTGATTGTAAGTTGCCTTGTTGGTGGGAAACAGTAATAGCAGATGTTCCTACACCCAGACCGACTTGAATAGGGTTAGTACCACCTCTGCCCGAATCTTGAGGAGACGAAGCACCTCTTATTGTTTGGTTTAGAAGCTCTGTGAATTCTATCTTGGAAGATTTATACCCGACTGTGTTGACGTTAGCGATATTATTACCGACTACGTCTAAGGCTGTTTGATTATTACTTAGACCTGCGAGACCTGAGAACATGGATCTTAACATATTTTACCCCCTGTTTTGATTTACCGATCTCCTACATGAGGGCCGACCGATATTTTTATCCTAAGAGCCAAAAGCTAAAAGCTAAAGGCCA
The Candidatus Margulisiibacteriota bacterium DNA segment above includes these coding regions:
- the flhB gene encoding flagellar biosynthesis protein FlhB, with translation MADPSKTEKATPRRQQEARKKGNVAKSPEVGTAVTLLVAVILLKVGGKSLYKYFSFITQNYFTRLHEFEINSETVSSIFMEILFHILVIVLPIMVIFFSVVILSNLLQVGFLLTIEPIKPSFSKLNVIKGFKNLFSKTALATLFKSIAKIVFVGYLAFSTIRDNLPTIVNFFFQDMESNLMGVSAIALKILIKLTFAFILIAIMDYTFQRYNRNQKLKMSKQEIKDEYKRTEGDPIIKGAIRRKQMEMARRRMMSEIPKADVVITNPTHIAIAISYNAQKMRAPKVVGKGMNKIAEKIKELAKENNIPIVENPPVARALFKACEVDKEIPADLYSTVAEILTYVYKMNGKTFGI
- the fliR gene encoding flagellar biosynthetic protein FliR, with translation MEQLFEQSHIYLFLLIFVRVSGIFVTAPIFSTRIIPVHIKVLISLYLSYVVLQFHGLSPLAYKDIHLFIFAILILTEAIIGTLIGFIANLAFNMIQFGGRLLDILMGMHIASIMDPLSREQQSLIGQLQYIIVILLFLTFNGHHLIILGLVQSFDILPIGTLTFTSAFSETFLKIISQTFILGMKFAAPIMAILFLIDFCLGVIAKSVPQMNVFLTGMPLKALSGFMLFFLLFIFYGSYFSSVPELMFEHIITILRVL
- a CDS encoding flagellar biosynthetic protein FliQ, yielding MGETFIINLGRQAIWIIVLTSGPILIATLILGVVISIIQAVTQIQDMTLTFVPKFFAVLLLLTIIGGSLLNTLQGFTIYIFSSIALFAR
- the fliP gene encoding flagellar type III secretion system pore protein FliP (The bacterial flagellar biogenesis protein FliP forms a type III secretion system (T3SS)-type pore required for flagellar assembly.), with the protein product MISIPQISLAVTQSSDPGTLNSALQMLILLTILSLAPSIIILFTSFTRIIIVLGFIRNALSTQQTPPTQVLVGIALFLTFLVMAPVAEKSYNEGIKPYTEGKITQELAIQRGMAPVREFMFKQTRKKDLLLFVRYAKLKPLNKEDIPTHILVASFVISELKTAFQMGFVLFIPFLIIDIVIASVLMSMGMMMLPPVMISLPFKILLFLLVDGWNLIVRSLLASFG
- the fliN gene encoding flagellar motor switch protein FliN encodes the protein MVDKEANLEQEEKMDAPADTSLPPNIEDQKNASEPQLKTLANENFKNGSNDISIITEIPLELSVELGRTKKSIKDILNFGIGTVVELEKIAGEHVDLLANGKLLAKGEVVVVDDNFAIRITEIINNKQNTKND
- a CDS encoding flagellar basal body-associated FliL family protein codes for the protein MAEKEPTTENKTNKEEKNQEEPKKPSKKLLIIIIISSIVLVMLIATVVTAVILTKRSEKIEVQTKEMLYLVPMREFLVNLIDYGGRRFLKATIELEVDNPAVMAEITTKETILRNYIINILSSKTFNDVKDIEGKTALRKDIISKSNLILKTGKVLNVYFNEFIIQ
- a CDS encoding flagellar motor protein MotB, translated to MANKKADDPKPGSPAWMATFSDLMTQILVFFVFLFTMSSLDVVKMRTAMISFSAAFGGYSTLKNSAFFDNQLMVPYPETSPDRLQGSQGDEMSSASLAEKLNDIMFMVKANNNEEEIQGKYNDQGNLEIVIKDKLLFESGSATLKPESYSILGKIGESLADIDNDIIVEGHTDDVPPTSKTGFRSNWELSSARALSVAQVFIKNSQIRPDRFSIAGYGEYKPLVQNTSERNKAINRRVSVIIVKEKMNGLY
- a CDS encoding MotA/TolQ/ExbB proton channel family protein, encoding MDKATLVGILLGAFFLVFGMGVSSVPSFINVPSLLVTFGGTFGAIFVSFTMPQVLSTITIAKKTFNNPVDDPITILNQILALSEKSRREGILALDKELKSVKIPFLVKGLQLVVDGSDADTVREVLEIEKDAIIERHKIGKDIFETLGAYAPAWGMIGTIIGLIQMLKSLEDPGSVGPAMAVALLTTFYGAVAANLFFIPMAGKLKIRSQEELFAKDLILAGIIAIQSGDNPRTIKEKLAGYLPPLQREQLEKNGK
- a CDS encoding flagellar hook-basal body complex protein; translation: MLRSMFSGLAGLSNNQTALDVVGNNIANVNTVGYKSSKIEFTELLNQTIRGASSPQDSGRGGTNPIQVGLGVGTSAITVSHQQGNLQSTGIMSDLALQGSGFFILGDGEGQTFYTRAGSFNFDADGSLVHSSGMKAYGWMANVTGGIDRNSTIQALSIPVGQTISANPSTEINYAYNLDSRTYTLGTPVLATANSANVALVGGKFLGNEDDPLTLTVVEPTIKDVRGSHAISVYSETHTGENSNLNGTTTLGAQIGVTDISSFRVVIDGEEKTINLSNGTASSINQLISAINSQLTGVTATLTGGKIELTRTVAGDGKNIYVYDKKTTIDDNFLLNLTSTNIAIGSVDATESKAVWDYLVTTGIIDSAGALTADDAAISLISLNNVGGVDYSDLAVTVKTILKQLLNGGYINSTNGIASKVFGGGGANSTEWLPAAKTVGLKTGAGVLTASTVLGGLVNTNDLTVTANGKDYSFDISAAGISDTSKVADLISKFNNWALTQTTTTDEVPFYMGLNNKGNLFVTYTNANTLKPISIKDNVPADNNGIADLFFDDNIATTWEGDDVATNQFNKISTPAHINHTYTYAVDATTTNLSLNFGADDGSITGINGVTIDTNEAGFKTGNFIIQTVPATEYITSTTVYDSLGAERTVTLTFTREDDNQWSYRASGSGGVAGGGTLNFDSKGKIVPGIIGGGNNIIVPGINGADQLEINPSFNTVTQFADRSSLVHSSQDGYPNGSLSTYSISSDGTIIGIYSNGLNQNIGQIGVATFNNATGLLKSSDGMFVASNNSGEPQIGTANTGGRGTISAGTLEMSNVDIAKEFSNMIIYQRGFQANSKIITTGDEILQTLVNMKR